The Pleurodeles waltl isolate 20211129_DDA chromosome 7, aPleWal1.hap1.20221129, whole genome shotgun sequence genome includes a region encoding these proteins:
- the LOC138246762 gene encoding olfactory receptor 1G1-like encodes MAAENETVSTDFFLVGFSDVPRLQGLLFGSFVSIYLMIITGNLMIMTVVYSDLRLHTPMYFFLTQLSFVDIGCTSVIFPKMLAGFFLQHIRIAFKACILQLYFFILFVALEIVLLSIMAYDRYIAICNPLHYATIINKEACLKFATGAWIVGFLEPIVPSILISNFSFCQTHKINHFFCDLTAMMKLSCTSTRNVEIINFTLGVLLPISSVILVTTSYMKIISAIIKIKTTAGRKKAFSTCASHLTVVALYYGSLMFVYLRPASSYSVGQSKVISVLYLALSPMCNPIVYTLKNQEFKNALKRRKK; translated from the coding sequence ATGGCAGCAGAAAATGAAACAGTGAGTACAGACTTCTTCCTTGTGGGGTTCTCGGATGTTCCTCGGCTCCAAGGTCTTCTCTTTGGCAGTTTTGTTTCGATTTACCTGATGATTATAACAGGAAATCTCATGATTATGACAGTTGTTTACTCTGACTTACGTCTGCACACTCCTATGTACTTCTTCCTTACGCAACTTTCTTTTGTAGACATTGGCTGTACCTCCGTTATCTTTCCTAAAATGCTGGCTGGCTTCTTTCTTCAACATATCCGTATTGCCTTCAAGGCCTGTATTCTGCAATTatacttttttattctttttgttgcATTAGAAATTGTTCTCCTGTCCATCATGGCTTATGATCGCTACATTGCTATCTGCAATCCATTGCATTATGCTACCATTATCAACAAGGAAGCATGTTTGAAGTTTGCCACTGGAGCCTGGATTGTTGGTTTTCTGGAACCCATAGTTCCATCTATCCTCATCTCAAACTTCTCCTTCTGTCAGACTCATAAAATCAACCACTTCTTTTGCGACCTCACAGCTATGATGAAGCTTTCTTGCACCAGCACCCGCAATGTTGAAATAATAAATTTTACGTTGGGTGTTCTACTACCAATTTCCTCAGTTATTTTGGTAACCACATCTTATATGAAGATAATCTCAGCAATCATAAAAATTAAGACTACAGCAGGTAGAAAAAAAGCGTTCTCTACATGTGCCTCGCATCTCACTGTGGTGGCTCTGTACTATGGGTCCCTCATGTTCGTCTACTTGCGCCCAGCCTCATCGTATTCTGTGGGTCAGAGCAAAGTCATCTCTGTTTTGTATCTAGCTTTGAGTCCAATGTGCAATCCTATTGTTTACACTTTAAAAAACCAAGAGTTTAAAAATGCactgaaaagaaggaaaaaataa